A region of Subtercola boreus DNA encodes the following proteins:
- the recQ gene encoding DNA helicase RecQ yields MTMRPPAGNPEAEPPPLDYPGAEAPGDEYPGAEPPLPDYPEPDYPDYDSFSFDAPSGGASAARSAPTRQAGPAVLRARPALGEDARAVLKRVFGYDDFRGDQAAVIDHVAGGGDAVVLMPTGGGKSLCYQIPALLREGTGVVVSPLIALMQDQVDALNAVGLQAAYLNSTQDARERERVETAYLAGELDLLYVAPERLSSEATKRFLDRGTISLFAIDEAHCVSQWGHDFRPDYLGLSELHERWPDIPRLALTATATEATHKEITERLGMDRARHFVASFDRPNIRYRIENKAEVRQQLLALIRTEHAGDAGIVYGLSRKTVEQTAQFLASNGVNALPYHAGLDAGTRARTQSRFLREDGVVIVATIAFGMGIDKPDVRFVAHIDLPKSVEGYYQETGRAGRDGQPSTAWLAYGLQDVVQQRRMIDQSPGDVSHRRKLSAHLDAMLALCETVDCRRVNLLGYFGQASTPCGNCDTCLVPPEAWDGTVPAQKLLSTVVRLQRERNQKFGAGHLIDILRAKKTPRVTQYGHDDLAVWGIGDDLSEQQWRGVVRQLLAKGLLAVNDDGFGTLVLAPESAAVLSGATRVSFRTEPERTASRSQRSGSGSGARAAATADLSDDAVPLFEALRAWRSATAKELGVPAYVIFHDATLRELATRRPAALSDIDGIPGIGQKKLDTYGEALLEVVAGLS; encoded by the coding sequence ATGACGATGCGACCTCCCGCCGGCAACCCCGAGGCTGAACCGCCGCCCCTGGACTACCCCGGGGCGGAGGCTCCCGGTGATGAATACCCGGGCGCCGAGCCGCCGCTGCCCGACTATCCCGAGCCCGACTACCCCGACTACGACTCGTTCTCGTTCGACGCGCCCTCCGGTGGGGCGTCCGCGGCGCGGTCCGCGCCAACGCGGCAGGCGGGCCCGGCGGTTCTCCGGGCGCGGCCCGCGCTCGGCGAAGACGCGCGCGCGGTGCTGAAGCGGGTCTTCGGCTACGACGACTTCCGCGGTGACCAGGCCGCCGTCATCGACCACGTCGCAGGCGGCGGCGACGCCGTCGTGCTGATGCCCACCGGTGGTGGCAAGTCGCTCTGCTACCAGATCCCCGCGCTCCTCCGCGAGGGTACGGGTGTCGTCGTCTCGCCGCTGATCGCCCTCATGCAAGACCAGGTCGACGCGCTGAACGCCGTCGGGCTGCAGGCGGCGTACCTGAACTCGACGCAGGATGCCCGGGAGCGCGAGCGCGTCGAGACCGCGTACCTCGCGGGCGAGCTCGACCTCCTCTACGTGGCACCGGAGCGGTTGTCGTCGGAGGCGACCAAACGCTTCCTCGACCGCGGCACCATCTCGCTGTTCGCGATCGACGAGGCGCACTGTGTGTCGCAGTGGGGGCACGACTTCCGGCCCGACTACCTCGGGCTCTCCGAGCTGCACGAGCGCTGGCCCGACATCCCACGCCTGGCGTTGACCGCCACGGCGACCGAGGCGACCCACAAGGAGATCACCGAGCGGCTCGGCATGGACCGCGCCCGGCACTTCGTTGCGAGCTTCGACCGGCCGAACATCCGGTACCGCATCGAGAACAAGGCCGAGGTGAGGCAGCAGCTGCTGGCGCTCATCCGCACGGAGCATGCCGGCGACGCGGGCATCGTCTACGGGTTGTCACGCAAGACGGTCGAGCAGACCGCGCAGTTCCTGGCTTCGAACGGGGTCAACGCGCTGCCGTACCACGCCGGTCTCGACGCGGGCACGCGTGCGCGCACCCAGTCGCGTTTCCTCCGGGAAGACGGGGTGGTGATCGTCGCGACCATCGCGTTCGGCATGGGCATCGACAAGCCCGACGTGCGGTTCGTCGCGCATATCGACCTGCCGAAGTCGGTGGAGGGGTACTACCAGGAGACCGGGCGCGCCGGGCGTGACGGGCAACCGTCCACGGCGTGGCTGGCCTACGGGCTGCAAGACGTGGTGCAGCAGCGGCGGATGATCGACCAGTCGCCGGGAGACGTCTCCCACCGCCGCAAACTCTCCGCCCACCTCGACGCGATGCTCGCACTCTGCGAGACGGTCGACTGCCGGCGGGTCAACCTGCTCGGCTACTTCGGCCAGGCGAGCACGCCGTGCGGCAACTGCGACACCTGCCTCGTGCCGCCGGAGGCATGGGACGGCACGGTGCCCGCCCAGAAACTGCTCTCGACGGTCGTGCGACTGCAACGGGAGCGCAACCAGAAGTTCGGTGCCGGGCACCTCATCGACATCCTCCGGGCGAAGAAGACCCCGCGGGTGACACAGTACGGGCACGACGACCTCGCGGTCTGGGGCATCGGCGACGACCTCAGCGAGCAGCAGTGGCGGGGAGTGGTGCGCCAACTGCTCGCCAAGGGCCTCCTGGCGGTGAACGACGACGGCTTCGGCACGCTGGTGCTCGCGCCCGAGAGCGCGGCCGTGCTGAGCGGGGCGACCCGGGTGTCGTTCCGCACCGAGCCCGAGCGCACGGCGAGCCGGTCGCAGCGCTCCGGTTCCGGGTCTGGAGCGAGGGCGGCCGCCACGGCAGACCTCAGCGACGACGCCGTGCCGCTGTTCGAGGCGCTGCGGGCCTGGCGTTCGGCCACCGCGAAGGAGCTCGGGGTGCCCGCCTACGTGATCTTCCACGACGCGACGCTCCGCGAACTGGCGACCCGTCGCCCGGCGGCGCTCAGCGACATCGACGGTATCCCGGGCATCGGCCAGAAGAAGCTCGACACGTACGGGGAGGCGCTTCTGGAGGTTGTGGCAGGTCTCTCATAG
- a CDS encoding acyl-CoA dehydrogenase codes for MVTTAVTDTTAAAKAGLRKVELPAKGSKNAANAKGSKNVAPATSVAPRIDIDWLSRYLLGTWSEARLESRRVAGRPELQRIEGQTRAEHRTTVFGQLHVLVGEGAVNKAFPKHLGGEDDHGGNIAGFEELVTADPSLQIKSGVQWGLFGAAVLHLGTAYHHETFLPAIMSLEVPGAFAMTETGHGSDVAAIGTTATYDAATEEFVLNTPFRGAWKDYLGNAAVDGTAAVVFAQLITAGVNHGVHAFYVPIRSVDGTFLDGVGGEDDGLKGGLNGIDNGRLHFDHVRVPRLNLLNRYGDVAADGTYTSSITSPGRRFFTMLGTLVQGRVSLDGASTAAAKIALIIAITYGSQRRQFTAGSDTDEEVLLDYQKHQSRLFPLLATTYAASFAHEVLLTKFDSVFSGAHDTDVDRQDLETLAAALKPLSTWHGLDTLQEAREACGGAGFLAENRLTSLRADLDVYATFEGDNHVLLQLVAKRLLTDYSRKFAKADVGVLARYAVEQAADRAVNGAGLRRLAQNVSDRGSVARSVGQLRSARSQRALLTDRVETMVAEIAGNLRPAAAGSKKPGAKKKAADLFNQNQNAMIDAAQAHGELLQWEAFTDALAKIDDPGTKTVLTWVRDLFGLGLIQKHAAWYLINGRLSPSRAKAVEAYIQRLTLRLRPHALDLVDAFGYGPEHVRAPIASGAEAARQTEARDYYRDLRASGDAPVDEKAQKK; via the coding sequence ATGGTCACCACAGCTGTTACTGACACCACCGCTGCCGCGAAGGCGGGGCTCCGGAAGGTCGAGCTTCCGGCGAAGGGTTCGAAGAATGCCGCGAACGCGAAGGGTTCGAAGAACGTCGCGCCCGCGACATCCGTCGCACCTCGCATCGACATCGACTGGCTGAGCCGCTACCTGCTCGGCACCTGGTCGGAGGCGCGCCTCGAGTCGCGCCGGGTCGCCGGCCGGCCGGAGCTGCAGCGCATCGAGGGCCAGACCCGCGCCGAGCACCGCACGACGGTCTTCGGCCAGCTGCACGTGCTGGTCGGGGAGGGCGCCGTGAACAAGGCCTTCCCGAAGCACCTCGGCGGTGAAGACGACCACGGCGGCAACATCGCCGGGTTCGAAGAACTGGTGACCGCCGACCCGTCCCTGCAGATCAAATCAGGCGTGCAGTGGGGCCTGTTCGGTGCCGCCGTACTGCACCTCGGCACCGCCTACCACCACGAGACCTTCCTGCCCGCGATCATGAGCCTCGAGGTGCCCGGTGCCTTCGCGATGACCGAGACCGGCCACGGCTCGGATGTCGCCGCCATCGGCACCACGGCGACCTACGACGCCGCCACAGAGGAGTTCGTGCTGAACACGCCGTTCCGCGGCGCATGGAAGGACTACCTCGGCAACGCAGCTGTCGACGGCACCGCAGCGGTCGTGTTCGCCCAGCTCATCACGGCGGGGGTGAACCATGGCGTGCACGCGTTCTACGTTCCGATCCGTTCGGTCGACGGCACGTTCCTCGACGGGGTCGGCGGGGAGGACGACGGCCTCAAGGGCGGCCTGAACGGCATCGACAACGGCCGACTGCACTTCGACCACGTGCGCGTGCCCCGCCTCAACCTTCTGAACCGGTACGGCGACGTCGCCGCCGACGGTACCTACACCTCGTCGATCACCAGCCCGGGCCGCCGCTTCTTCACGATGCTCGGCACCCTCGTGCAGGGCCGGGTCTCGCTCGACGGGGCATCCACCGCGGCAGCCAAGATCGCCCTCATCATCGCGATCACCTACGGCAGCCAGCGCCGCCAGTTCACGGCGGGCAGTGACACCGACGAGGAGGTGCTGCTCGACTACCAGAAGCACCAGAGCCGTCTCTTCCCGCTCCTGGCGACGACGTATGCCGCGAGTTTCGCCCACGAAGTGCTGCTGACGAAGTTCGACAGCGTGTTCTCGGGCGCGCATGACACCGACGTCGACCGGCAGGACCTCGAGACGCTGGCCGCGGCGCTCAAACCGCTCTCCACCTGGCACGGGCTCGACACCCTGCAGGAGGCGCGCGAGGCGTGCGGAGGGGCCGGGTTCCTCGCCGAGAACCGCCTCACCAGCCTCCGGGCCGACCTCGACGTATACGCGACGTTCGAGGGCGACAACCACGTGCTGCTGCAGCTCGTGGCGAAACGACTGCTGACCGACTACAGCCGCAAGTTCGCGAAGGCCGACGTGGGCGTGCTCGCCCGCTACGCCGTCGAACAGGCCGCCGACCGCGCCGTGAACGGTGCGGGGCTCCGTCGGCTCGCCCAGAACGTCTCCGACCGCGGGTCTGTCGCCCGCTCGGTGGGGCAGCTCCGCTCCGCGCGCTCGCAGCGCGCCCTGCTGACCGACCGCGTCGAGACGATGGTCGCCGAGATCGCCGGCAACCTGCGGCCTGCAGCGGCGGGCTCGAAGAAGCCCGGGGCGAAGAAGAAGGCTGCCGACCTGTTCAACCAGAACCAGAACGCGATGATCGATGCCGCGCAGGCGCACGGTGAACTGCTGCAGTGGGAGGCCTTCACGGATGCTCTCGCGAAGATCGACGACCCGGGCACGAAGACGGTGCTGACCTGGGTGCGCGACCTGTTCGGGCTCGGCCTGATCCAGAAGCACGCGGCGTGGTACCTCATCAACGGTCGGCTCTCGCCGAGCCGGGCGAAGGCCGTCGAGGCGTACATCCAGCGCCTCACCCTGCGGCTCCGCCCGCACGCTCTCGACCTCGTCGACGCTTTCGGCTACGGCCCCGAGCATGTGCGCGCCCCGATCGCCTCCGGTGCCGAGGCGGCGCGCCAGACCGAGGCCAGGGACTACTACCGTGACCTCCGCGCGAGCGGCGACGCCCCGGTCGACGAGAAGGCCCAGAAGAAATAG